ttcttcAATAAAGATTTCAAAAACCATGAACCAAGAATGAATcgcaacattacaaactttgatttgaagcaaaaaagtattcaaaattggacaaaaatatAGTATTTTGATAGCGTAGGGAGACCCGACTCAATTACATCATTTGcggtgcttcatgggagtgggcggagctaaagagatCTTTTGacgcatttttcttttttgtacagcattatgggtaatgtagATTTTCACCACAAtttgaaaattttaaaaataagttgaagtaatGTGTGCCGACGGCTTCAACAGAGTTTTTACTTCCCAAACCTGACtgttgtcattaattactcaccctcgtgccgttttacaccagtaagaccttcgttgatcttcggaacacaaattaagatatttttgtttaaacccGATGGGTCCGTGaagcctacatagggagcaatgacatttcctctctcaagatccattaatgtactaaaaacatatttaaatcagttcatgtgagtacagtggttcaatattaatattataaagcgacgagaatatttttggtgcggcaaaaaaacaaaataactacttatatagtgatggcagatttcaaaacactgcttcaggaagattcggagcgttatgaatcagcgtgtcgaatcatgattcggatcgcgtgtcaaaccgccaaactgctgaaatcacgtgactttggctctccgaactgcggattcgacacgctgattcataacgctccgaagcttcctgaagcagtgttttgaaatcggccatcactaaataattcgttattttggtttttttttggcgcaccaaaaatattctcgtcgctttgtaatattaatattgaaccactgtactcacatgaactgatttaaatatgtttttagtacctttatggatcttgagagaggaaatgtcattgctccctatgtaggcctcacggagccattggatttcaacaaaaatatctcaatttgcgttccgaagattaacgaaggtcttacgggtgtggaacggcatgagcgtgagtaataaatgacagaattttcatttttgggtgaactaaccctttaacaactgatttgtatacagacctttaaattgcacataaggcagttttaaTGATACTaactatatattaaaaacttttgtgatgatatttatttgaaatataaacatttaaactgtggctgtcttaaaataaaagacttatttattcaaacatagattaaatattgaataacaggttaagtaaaaatataattatgtaataaaGTACATATATTTACCAACTGCACCTCTCTAGAGTTAATATTTCTAGCTAACTATCAGGCTACGGACATTGAAtggctttaaaatgtaatgttacaTGACGTAGTTTACAAGttaatttattgatataatttcTCAGTCATTTGAAACACTGACTGAGaaattacatgagacatgatataTTTCAGTAAGCTgcactgtatctttcaacattcatgtttatttcatgctataactagtagtaaagaggaagagatgatcggttcatgtgCTGCTTGAACCGAAGCACTACAGAGATCTATCACGCCACATTATggcaaaatggtatttattgtttgaatttcatgataaaattgacattttcatattaatagtaacaaaacacaaagcttattgtgattgatttaattaaattacgattcatttaaattaaaatttgagAAATCGATATTCAACCCAGTCCTAACATCTGCTGGTGATATCTGGTTTTGTGACTAAATCACTCTTTTAGCTGTTAATTTTGAATTCATGAATCAATCAAACAATTTTGTGGAACATTCTTCATCAAAGTCAGAAATCAGTCAGAAATTCAACGAATTTACAACAAATTCACTCAGTCTACTCACTGAGTTAACTCACTGGATcaaaagtctttttttcccccccactAGATTTGTTTCACACCCTGCGTCAGCCAGTCTTCCCCTCCACTTCCCCCACTGCCCCACCAGTCACCCCCCTAACCAGCAGCAGCTCCCAAACACAGGTAACAATCCTGAACATGCATACACAGATTTGTAGGGCTCTAAGCTCTTCCTGTTTTGTATGCACTTCCTGTCCTCCACCGCAGATGCACAGTTGCTTCATGTTAATTACAAAACTCTACAGTGTCATTGTAACCTGTTAGAATCATGGTTACAATTGACAGTAGGGATGGGCTGTATATGGCTTCCGTGTCTTTGGTAAAATCAACACATTAGTGATTTATGTCTCATCCACCCGCAATTAattggaatgttattttttttattacttggccCGCTCAACCCGCGGATTATCCGCAGTATCCGCGCGGATATAACCGCGATCCGCGCATCACTATCGAATGGTTCGAGAATGGACAGAGGCCGGGAACCCGCAACAGAACCGTGTCGGTGGAAAAGGGGTAACTGAGCATGTGACTGCCTGTCTGAGTTTTGTCGACAGCCAGGGGTGGCACGAAATTTGACGGAGGCGGCCGCCTCATAATTCTCTATGCAAGAAAAACCCTGGTagtaaaacaacaactttaattccttttcacacaaattatgattacagagGCAGATTATCAATTGATGAAGACTTAtttttgtgctgtttcttgCACAATACTGTTATGAACCCAAAACACTTCTACATGATttgtgcatgatttgtaaacaaatacattttgactGCTGCATCATATAACCAGCTCAAATGTATGACTTTTCTGATGTAGTgaacttgctcggtagctcacctggtacagcactgCATTTGAGTCCTGTGAAACACAAGTCACAACAAAAAAGTTTAGACTTGTAGAAGTGACCTAAAATGtcatggttgcttcagcaaacGTGTTTGTATCTCccgtttgcttttgttaacactgtCAGTTACGTTTAGGGTTTAGTGTAAGTGGTACGTTATTTTCAAACGTGAAGAAGAGCGTTAACCTTTTAGTACCACTCACCAGACGTTTAATTTCCAAACTGCCGTGATATGCACAAAaaccaacataataaaaattTGCCAGTTTCACATTCATCTGTTGCAGATAAAacacttttagcgccactcattGGACTTTTCGTTTTGAAACTGTCAATAAACTTACAGgcaatgtaatataattttgcagaaatgtcccCACAGGCAtgtttccaatgagcctgggttgATTAAATCGTATGTACAATGGGGccctaaaagatttttaatgttttttttttttttttcatttaaatgtagaaTTGAACTAGTGCTGTAAagtcgattaatcgcatctaacattaaagtttgtaatatatatatacatatatacagggcttgacGTTAACACAACCGCCAACctgccaaatgcgggtggatttcagcagtggagTCTAacacagtcactcctactagccacgtGGTGGGTTGAATTGAAAGCTgctctttctcgctctctctcatctctcggacagcgagttgacacacaaacccgcctcccctcactcacttgtttcatttgctccggatgaatattgttggtgttacagggcttgaatttcgccATGGGATTGCgcgtattgcgcataattttattcattcccgcagattttgtgcttaCACCAAAAATGTGCGCACATAAAGAGGCCTTGAGATcattttcgctgcttattgagcttaaacagtcaaatacacacaaaataatgtcaaaatgccagtcttggcgagtattcacatgAACATAGtcagtgaacgtaaacagttgagaaagaaaacgcatgtgtaacacaATAATGgaccgtgcgtcaggtcttgaagtgacagcagcctaataaacctgctgccaaattatgagataatattaaaaatatcgaTATGGCAGTTTTTCTCCATGGTGTCGATGTCAAAATTATGGCCAGTGGAAATgttgagtggctagtaactttggaaaaccactagcaaCAATGgttggtgagcaaaaaagttaatatcaAACCCTACACAAActtgttagatgcgattaattgtaattaatctATATGTAACTTTATGTTAgatacgattaatcgtgattaatcgattttacAGCACTAAATTGAACTACATATAAACTTGCATAAATTAggatttagaatttttttattttgaactaATCAAATGACTAAtcatattaaaagtgttttatattGACAAGGTTAACTCTTAGGTATGAAAGGTCAGATTTCTTTGCTTCCAATAAAGCATACAGCAAGCTCTATGGAAACACTCTCAGGTCAGTCTGAAATAACATGGTTTTGCACAAACACATGTCAAAATATTGGATCCATGTATTCGGTCTGTCAGTTTGAATGGAGTATAATAGCTGAAAATACCtattgctgatttttttttttttgtttttttttttgttgttgttaatattaatttaatgaacaataattaCCAAAAATGAAGAAACCACTCACTGCTCTTTTAGCTTTAATGAGTATTAATGTATTATATGTTCTACCACATTTGCAAAGTAATAGCAAAAATATTGCAAATATTTACTATATGGTTTATCCCTACTTGTTAGgtttagtactttttttttttttttttttttcctcaaacaaTGATATGCACTTGTATGCATTGTGCTGATATTCATATCTGTTATTTGCTAGAATCCCTTGCTGTCATCCATGCCGCTCTCCTCAGAGCTTCCCTCTCTGCCACTGGACTACCGCCTCATCCCGTCTTCTCCACTGCCCAGCCATCTCTCTGCCGCCAACCAGGACAATGGTAATGCTGTTGGCACATCCTACCAACAAACCTACATGCGTCTTTTCACCGAGCAAGTGACCCCCTCCGTCCCATCTCTCCTGCCACCACCAGCTCCGCCTCTCCCACCAACCCCACAACCTCTCCAGTGTGGAGGTGCTTCTACAGTCACTACAGTCCCTCAGCCCACCCCAAGCATCCCATCTCCTTCTGTAAAAACGCACTCCGCCCCTTCCACAGTAACTCCCACTGATGCAGCCACTACTTTCAGTCGCAGGTCAAGCTTTGAGCTGCCTGCTGCACCGTCTCCACAGCCTGTGGTCTCAACCTCTGCCTCACTGAACTCACAGCCAGCCAACTTTGCCTTGCCCAAATCCATTCTGCCTCCTGTTTCTAGCAAAAAAGCCAGACACCCACAGAGACCGATTGTCCCAGCCAATCCACTGCCGCCATCTCAACTCATACTCACAGGTTTGTGTCTCTCCTCAAAGCAGATTTTGTAACATGctcacgaacacacacacacaaaaaaatactggAAAAAAAGGCAGCTGTGGTTACAAGAACTTTACGGTAGAAAGTACaactagggctggacgatatgacctaaaatcaaaatctcgattaactgaacattttacctcgattatgattattttgtttttctctggGCGAGCGATCTTCACATGATGCGCAGctactgtctgtatgagtgtttgtgtgccACAATGCATCAGTGCAGTAGctcaatataatgatacacattcgatggtttaaaatcgcttgaatgtccaaactggcaagccttaaaacacatacagttGACAAACTTTCATGAGGACGCAAGCGAAAGTGATCTCACTTCGGGGATCGCGCAATGTCTGTGTGTTGACTCCATTGTTGCTTCCATGCCGCTGACTGGACGGGGCGGAGTCATGTGACTACACACtcggtagtatgtttttaaggggaaaaTATTAACAGGATTTAAAAACCGAAATAACCGACATGAGAAAATTACTTaattagaggttctgaatttcggtttcgattactttttgattaatCGTCTGGCCCTAGttgcaacattttaaattttacagattgaacttaaatttacagaaaaatattaccaaaaaatgtatatttcattgACTTAAATGggttaatatactaaaatattttttttacttttaaaatatactgacaTCAACATGATTCAAAGTTCAAagtaaatactaatatatatagaAGGTGCGCAGTGGAGcgcacacaaatacaaaacaccatcatggtaacacacaacactaaaataatacattaatttaaaacataagCTGTAACAAaacctaatgtacataactgacaAAGGTTTTCATTGAATAACAATCAAATGTGAGCTGTCCCACAAAGAATTCTGAGAATGtcagtttacttttttttaactgtaaattataagatgctttgttctttttcactttcAAGAGCTGTACATTTAACCCTATTTCattgtaaaattatataaaatgtctttttagatcCATAAGTTTTTGACCGTATAAAGTACTGGAACTTACCgttaaagtgcccctgttatgctattttcaaaggtttttaattttgttttggaggtctcctataacaggtttacatgcataaaaagtcaaaaatcgctttcacatcaccacatttttcatTGATTCTCAAAAGACTCATCCGAtgcttcagtctctctaaatccctcctttccgCGAGCCTGCTCTGCTTTGATTGgccagacggcccagtctgttgagattggtctaccgcttacaccGCACGCAGAAACAAACGGCCATTACCTATAACTGattcagctccggaggcttccgGAGCTCAACGATTGTATacactgtaaagacagtaatgatggcgtcgattttaccatatcaatccgAGCGAGAGTCTGATGATGAAACattggaagaactagttattcaacctGAACCTCCATCGCAAGAACGACttgagcaggacgtttctcagtGATACACTACTCAGTTTGACGTTCATCatgagatgttgcaactgtaattcctcTAAATCAGCATTAACAAGTATATGTCCATCAAACcgatgtgtatatttctaatttattgcggTGCACATGTGGGAACGTGGGAACGTTAGCCAAGCACCAACgtgaatgactgatgtaacaaagtttgtaaaacaaatcttgctccatcctttatcattacAACAACAGACAGTCTGCATCAATGGACACAATTTTAGGTTATAGTGGACCACTGCTGATTTGCATAAGTATTTCAGTAAGACAGTAATAACGTGAGTTTGCTGGTTAGCAGGAGAGCTAGCAcaatataaatgacaaaactacgtattttaaatacacccagtaaaaatatatatacatcaataattaatcatacttacaggctGTGATTCTGAGAAAcaagttggtccaaataaagtGGCTATTGTCCTGTTTTTAATGgaattttgtaatgtaattcTGCTGTTGAATCGCTATggtaattttaaccactgactctttacatcctcatcctttgggagtgtttacaaagagaatttGCTTTTGCTGAGCAGAAagcagcgtcttctcgacatgtatACAACACGAACCAGCTACAGCGCTTGAGGGCaggtcaaagtagacattgttcgcgagcagccaatgaagaccataggcagGCATTAGGCAAATTTAtgtcgattctttcttttgagagactTTCTTCTTATTTATCATGCACTTTCGGCTTCACAACTTTGCAgattgtttacattcacagacagctacaTTATAcattgcatgaaaggtaatattcaaaaaagcataataggggcactaaCCAATTAGCAGGTTTTAACTGTAGCATTTTACAatcttttaccattaaaatgACTATCATTTTCTGTGCCATACAGTGAtggacattttcatttattagtAATTGATGGAGAAAACCTCTCCCTGTTGGTAATTAAGATTAATTGTGACTGAATATTTCAACCTGTCTGGCAGTTCTaattaaaacacacatttactgCAAACATTGCACAAGCTGTTGATCCGCCACAAAGGTACAATGGTAAAAATTCACACATTTAGCGTGTTCATCTATTAGTGGATCATCGGATAGATCCCCAAAAATCATCCAGAAAACTGATAGTAGGCTAAATATCAACAACATTGTCAATGTTGGAATTTGTTCTCATCATGTACATATCCCATCACAACCATTCCCAGGTTCCACCCATGCTGTCCTTGTTACTCCTGCCCCTCTCAACACTGATGTTGTCCCCAGCACTGGTATGGTCATTCCCTCCTCCAGAATTCCTTGTGTAAGCTTTTCACCCTTCATGTCCTATCATGTTTGCAATGGGTAGTCTATTTAACAGGGTTGTGTATCTTTCAAAATTGATTTAAAGAAACTTTTAAATTCCTAATTTTGAATTGAGGTTGCAAGCAGGATGCAGAATtataattcaaatttgaatgtaaGAAAATAGAATTGAAATTGGATGAAATTTAAAGAACTACATGTAATGACTGTTAGTAATTTTTATGCaattttcagtgtaaattaCTCGTACATTATCATGCATGCAACATGTGTATATACACTAGCTTACaggtcaaaagtttgaggttggtaagattttgtttttgaaacatttttgaaGCCTTTTCtgctcaaggctgcatttatttgatcaaaaatacagtaaaacagtaatattatattgaatattatattaatatattgagaaatattattacaatttaaaataacttttctattttaatatattttacatttattttaaaatgtaatttattcctgtgatacaaagctgaatttcagtgtcacatgatccttctaagaaatcattctaatatgctgatttgctgaaacatttcttatcaattttgaaaacagttgtgctgctttttagAGTTcgttgatgaatagaaagttcaaaagaacagcatttatttaaatagaaataagttttgtaacacatccttgctatatataaaattaatttcatttaaacaaaatcttactgaccccaaactttcgaaTGGTAGTACATGTTTTGGTCTGTTAGCTTAGAGGCCATGTCTGCTCCTACAAGTGAACAATCAACTCAAGCACATATATGTATAGTTAGTATTTCTCTTCCACAAAATCAGACCAAAAATGATTTATCTTGCACTCATGGATGCATTCAATGAAATGCTTTCTAGAGTGACACAACTCAAtccccttaaagggatagttcacccaaaaatgaaaattctgtcatttactcacccttatgttgttccaaatccaaaaaaacttttattcatctttagaacgcaaatgaagatctttttggtGAAATCTGTGAGccttctgtccctccatagacagacTACACAACTACcaatttgacacttcaaaaagttcataaagctATCTTAAAACGTATcaatatgaattgagtggtttagtccaaattttctgaagagacacaattgctttatatgatgaacagatttaatttaggcttttattcacatataaacattgatcaacgaacataaacagaacctGATTGGTTCTtggtgaagctcaaacgtgctgcgtaacagaagaatgaacctcattggttcttgctgaagcttaAACTCGATGCATAACatatgagaatgaacctcatttgttcttgtggaagctcaaacgtgttgcgtaacacgagaatgagaatgtttgtttatttttgaataaaagcctaaattaaatctgttcatcatataaaacgattgtgtctcttcagaaaatttggactaaaccactcaattcatatagattagttttacgatctctttatgaactttttgaaacgtcaaagtggtagtcaaCAAagggacatgagggtgagtaattaatgacagaatttaaatttttgggtgaactaacactttaataacACTTGTCACTGACTAGCAATAAGTAGCAAAGGGTGCACAGCTGTGATGTAAATTTAAGGACAAATTTTATTAAAGtagacaaactttttttttttttttttaatgccccATCCCAACTTTCTAATTCAATAGAAAATAGGTCAACGAAAGAGAGAAAATTGTGCTTAAACAGTTTCTTGGGAATTTTTACACGGAAAAGTTATCATTTCTAGCCCATTTTTCTGTAGTGTGACTTAAATTTCTTCAAACTTCAATTCACTAAATTTATCTCCCTATCATTCTATTTCTGATTCATGAATTGAAACAGGAGCCAGTTCTTAATTTTGAATTCTGCCCAACCCTAGTAAAGAATCATTTTGTCCCCAAGCAatgcataattacattaaaaaaatacacactgcTTTGCAGGTTTCTGCTGGTTTTCATATTCTCCCTCAGACACAGAAGTCTCCCCAACCAATCGTACCCAAAGAGGAAACTGCCACAACTGTATCCAACAACAAGACATCAGTACAGTCAACAAGTACAGGTTAGATTCAGCCCAGTCTCCTTCAATTTACGCTAAAAttgctttgtgtttttgtcattgttttgtttgtgattcACTAAATTTAGGGTTCTGAGCaagcttttttcctttttctttagCACACGACGGGCGGGTCTCAGGTCAAGGGTCACCATTGGGACCAGAACAGGTACCAAGCCCCCAGTCACCTCTCAACACCAGTGCAGGCATGGGCAAAAATGAAGCCTGTAAGGTACAGTTCATGAGATTGCACTCTACAAATGTTGTCCAACTGTACATTGATGCAATGTATCCTGAAATTAAAAAGGTTAATTTGCATTACTAACAACTCTCTTAATTGGCTTGTTGAGCATAATTGTCACAAATTTTGATGTTGAAATATCCTTATCTCTACCATTTTCtcagcctgtccctgtttgtaattttttttttttgtcatttgctTTGACAGAGTCGCAGAGTTACTCACATATCTGCTGAGCAGAAGAGGCGATTTACCATAAATGTCTGCTTCAAGACATTGTGTAATCTTGTGCCGACTCTCAAGTCTCAATCAAATGTAAATCTGCATTCATCTTACTTACTTGATTCTCAAAATccacattaacttttttttttttaatttgtggaGCATGTCATTTGTTTGAAGTTGTCTCTGCACAACTGTAATGGgagaaggtattttaaagagGCTGTATGATCATTTAAAaggtcattattttgtttattgggtGTACTAGAATAgattgaaggattagttcactttaaaatgaaaattaccccaagatttactcaccctcaagccatcctaggtgtatatgactttcttctttcagacgaatacaatcagagttatattaataaatatcctgacgcatccgagctttataatcgCAGTGAACAGAGGCAacaagtttgaagctcaagaaagtgcatccatccatcataaacatactccacacggctccggggagttaataaaggccttctgaagtgaagcgatgcatttgtgtaagaaaaatatccatatttaacaagttataaagtaaaatatctagcttccggcagaccgccttccatattgaacttacgaagaaagtgtaacgcctctcgcagttcaaaaagcttacacaaCATCCTActccttccgtattcaacttatgaaaaaagcgtaactgacgtgACGCGAGTTattggaaggtggtctggcagaagctagatattttactttataacttgctaACTATagatattttcttacacaaacacatcgcttcacttcagaaggccttttaataaccccccggagccgtgtagagtacgtttatgatggatgaatgcactttcttgagcttcaaactcattgcccccgttcactgccattataaagcttgatatttattgatatagctccgattgtgttcatcagaaagaagaaagtcatatacatctaggatggcttgagggtgagtaaaataaaaattaccccaagatttaaagtaaacaaatcctttaatgtaattcacatactgtacattattgcagcacctctATTCCTAGTCTATTTAAAAACACTCTGATTTCTACAAAGCCCCTTCTTCCAAAAAAAAGCCCAGAGTGCTCCGATTGGCCAACTGACCCAGTGCGTTGTTATTGGCTCTAACCATAATACCATAATCGCAAGCTTCAGCTTTTAAGGCTTCTAAAGCAATTGTAAACGCAAACAGTTAATAATGTCTTGGGTTTTTGCTATATCAGTTCGAGTTAGATTTTGAAAATGCAGATCGATCGGAACCAAATTTTCAAGCACGGCTAGAGCCAAACGAATCAGAGTGCATATGGCTTTGCTGGGCTTTAAGCTAATATTTGACACTGTGACATAGACATTTGCAGAAGTAATCTGAGCTTCGATCAAGGTGTTTTAGGCAAGTGTTCTCTGTTAGAATAAATGTGTGAAATACTATGAGCTTTGCAGATCTTATACATGCACCTACAGACACTTTGCACACTGaaggaaaaggaaaacattaaaaagcatcatatgacctctttaatattgaaaaataatgtaattactGTTTAATTTTGGCGCTTAAACAACATCATACGCTAGTGatgtaactttatttttttatctgggTTTTCAGATCAGTAATGCTGCAACGCTTCAAAAGACAGTTGAGTACATCGGCAAACTACAACTAGAGAGACAACAGATGCAGGAAGAGACCAAGAGATTACGAGAGGAGATTGAGGAGCTTAATACATCTATAAGGTACGTTTATTGTGATCAAGTGttcattaaaagtaaatattgggaactaatttcttttttctatttacTATTTGAACGTATTACATTTGGAAATTCTTTCTtctttgaaagtgaactataaAAGACGCCCACTATTTATTGCAGCTTGTGCCAGGAACAGCTTCCTGATACAGGGGTTCCTGTTGCACGTCATCGCTTTGACCACATGAGGGAGAAGTTTGAGGACTATGTGAA
This Ctenopharyngodon idella isolate HZGC_01 chromosome 5, HZGC01, whole genome shotgun sequence DNA region includes the following protein-coding sequences:
- the mlxip gene encoding MLX-interacting protein isoform X3, whose product is MATREARQYRRAAIKQEQDDDSDAEESTISLKKSDGRESQIIHSGHFMVSSPHTDHPPKKGYDFDTVNKQTCQTYHFGKTSTSHLSIDASLTKLFECMTLAYSGRLVSPKWKNFKGLKLLWRDKIRLNNAIWRAWYMQYVEKRQNPVCHFVTPLDGNMDSGVHRPTEAIATEGKYWKRRIEIVIREYHKWRTYFKKRLQKHKDEDLSSLLKGAEEQFSLFGEVCPDTYRVLFCQDEDISLGGRRRSRKSRDSPVPMEMDSLFDMDVLMSEFSDTLFSTLASHQPVAWPNPREIAHAGNADMIQPGLIPLQPNLDFMDTFEPLQDLFHTLRQPVFPSTSPTAPPVTPLTSSSSQTQNPLLSSMPLSSELPSLPLDYRLIPSSPLPSHLSAANQDNGNAVGTSYQQTYMRLFTEQVTPSVPSLLPPPAPPLPPTPQPLQCGGASTVTTVPQPTPSIPSPSVKTHSAPSTVTPTDAATTFSRRSSFELPAAPSPQPVVSTSASLNSQPANFALPKSILPPVSSKKARHPQRPIVPANPLPPSQLILTGSTHAVLVTPAPLNTDVVPSTGMVIPSSRIPCVSAGFHILPQTQKSPQPIVPKEETATTVSNNKTSVQSTSTAHDGRVSGQGSPLGPEQVPSPQSPLNTSAGMGKNEACKSRRVTHISAEQKRRFTINVCFKTLCNLVPTLKSQSNISNAATLQKTVEYIGKLQLERQQMQEETKRLREEIEELNTSISLCQEQLPDTGVPVARHRFDHMREKFEDYVKNRTLQNWKFWIFSVIIQPLFESFNGTVSTTNNTELCETTMQWLDRYCALPVLRPRIQSAAAKSDHGGRI
- the mlxip gene encoding MLX-interacting protein isoform X4; the encoded protein is MATREARQYRRAAIKQEQDDDSDAEESTISLKKSDGRESQIIHSGHFMVSSPHTDHPPKKGYDFDTVNKQTCQTYHFGKTSTSHLSIDASLTKLFECMTLAYSGRLVSPKWKNFKGLKLLWRDKIRLNNAIWRAWYMQYVEKRQNPVCHFVTPLDGNMDSGVHRPTEAIATEGKYWKRRIEIVIREYHKWRTYFKKRLQKHKDEDLSSLLKGAEEQFSLFGEVCPDTYRVLFCQDEDISLGGRRRSRKSRDSPVPMEMDSLFDMDVLMSEFSDTLFSTLASHQPVAWPNPREIAHAGNADMIQPGLIPLQPNLDFMDTFEPLQDLFHTLRQPVFPSTSPTAPPVTPLTSSSSQTQNPLLSSMPLSSELPSLPLDYRLIPSSPLPSHLSAANQDNGNAVGTSYQQTYMRLFTEQVTPSVPSLLPPPAPPLPPTPQPLQCGGASTVTTVPQPTPSIPSPSVKTHSAPSTVTPTDAATTFSRRSSFELPAAPSPQPVVSTSASLNSQPANFALPKSILPPVSSKKARHPQRPIVPANPLPPSQLILTGSTHAVLVTPAPLNTDVVPSTGMVIPSSRIPCVSAGFHILPQTQKSPQPIVPKEETATTVSNNKTSVQSTSTAHDGRVSGQGSPLGPEQVPSPQSPLNTSAGMGKNEACKSRRVTHISAEQKRRFTINVCFKTLCNLVPTLKSQSNISNAATLQKTVEYIGKLQLERQQMQEETKRLREEIEELNTSISLCQEQLPDTGVPVARHRFDHMREKFEDYVKNRTLQNWKFWIFSVIIQPLFESFNGTVSTTNNTELCETTMQWLDRYCALPVLRPKLITG
- the mlxip gene encoding MLX-interacting protein isoform X1 translates to MATREARQYRRAAIKQEQDDDSDAEESTISLKKSDGRESQIIHSGHFMVSSPHTDHPPKKGYDFDTVNKQTCQTYHFGKTSTSHLSIDASLTKLFECMTLAYSGRLVSPKWKNFKGLKLLWRDKIRLNNAIWRAWYMQYVEKRQNPVCHFVTPLDGNMDSGVHRPTEAIATEGKYWKRRIEIVIREYHKWRTYFKKRLQKHKDEDLSSLLKGAEEQFSLFGEVCPDTYRVLFCQDEDISLGGRRRSRKSRDSPVPMEMDSLFDMDVLMSEFSDTLFSTLASHQPVAWPNPREIAHAGNADMIQPGLIPLQPNLDFMDTFEPLQDLFHTLRQPVFPSTSPTAPPVTPLTSSSSQTQNPLLSSMPLSSELPSLPLDYRLIPSSPLPSHLSAANQDNGNAVGTSYQQTYMRLFTEQVTPSVPSLLPPPAPPLPPTPQPLQCGGASTVTTVPQPTPSIPSPSVKTHSAPSTVTPTDAATTFSRRSSFELPAAPSPQPVVSTSASLNSQPANFALPKSILPPVSSKKARHPQRPIVPANPLPPSQLILTGSTHAVLVTPAPLNTDVVPSTGMVIPSSRIPCVSAGFHILPQTQKSPQPIVPKEETATTVSNNKTSVQSTSTAHDGRVSGQGSPLGPEQVPSPQSPLNTSAGMGKNEACKSRRVTHISAEQKRRFTINVCFKTLCNLVPTLKSQSNISNAATLQKTVEYIGKLQLERQQMQEETKRLREEIEELNTSISLCQEQLPDTGVPVARHRFDHMREKFEDYVKNRTLQNWKFWIFSVIIQPLFESFNGTVSTTNNTELCETTMQWLDRYCALPVLRPMVLRTLRQLCTSTSILNDPTLLPEEAKKAVLNPKKHSS